The following DNA comes from Streptomyces pristinaespiralis.
GCTCGCTTCACCGTGGTGCGGCGGGCCCGCAGCGCGGTGTGGAACGCGGCGTCGTCGAAGAGCGGGTCCAGCGGGTCCCGGGCGATGTGCGCGAGGACGTCGGGCAGGCCGTCCGGTGCGTTCTCGTGCAGGGACAGTCCGCCGAAGGTGCGCTGGTCGACGAAGCGCAGCTCGGTCGCCAGTGGATCCGTGAAACGGATGCGGATACGGAGGTGCTTCTCGTCGTCCGCGTGCTCGGGCTGGACGAGAAGCTGGCCGCTCATGCCCAGGTGGCCGAGGATCGAGGTGTCGGTGTCCGCGAGGGGAAGCCACAGGTACTTGCCGCGCCGGCGGGCGTCACCGACGGTCCTGCCGGTGAGCCGTGCGGCGAAGTCCTGCGCGCCGGGCAGGTGTCTGCGGATCGCGCGCGGGTGCAGCACCTGGACGTCGGCGATCGTGCGACCGCTGACCCAGCTCTGCAGACCACGGCGCACGACCTCGACCTCGGGCAGCTCGGGCACGGGCCGGGTCTCCTTCTGCGAGTCACTTGGTGTCGCCCGCAGGGTACCGCCAGGGCGTGGTCCGGTGACGGGCGGGAACAGCGGTGAGGCCCCCCGCCTGTGACGGGGGGCCTCACCGGAACTGCTGTCGTGCGACGGAGCGCCGTAATCAGGCCCGCGCCCGCGGAATCAGGCCGAAGCCCGGTCCGCCGGTGCCGGCCGGTCCGCGGGCGCCGGCTGGTCCGCCGGTGCCGCCTCGTCCGCGGCTGCCGGTTCGTCCGCGGCTGCCGGTTCGGAAGGGGTGTCGGCGTCCCCTTCGTCCGTGGCGGCCCCGCTCTCGGCGGCGGCCTTGGCCGCTGCCAGGCGCCGGTCCGCATCGGCACGGATCTCACGCCAAGCGGACTCCGCCGCCTGCTGCTCCGCTTCCTTCTTGCTGCGGCCGGTGCCGGTGCCGTACGAGACACCACCGACGCGGGCGGCAGCAGTGAAGGTCTTCTCGTGGTCAGGACCGGTCTCTGTGACCAGGTACTCCGGGACACCGAGACCCTCTGCCGCGGTGAGCTCCTGGAGACTGGTCTTCCAGTCCAGGCCCGCACCGAGGTTCGAGGACTTCTCGATGAGCGGGTCGAAGAGCCGGTGAACCAGCTCGGACGCCGCATCGAGGCCCTGGTCGAGATAGACCGCGCCGATCACCGCTTCCAGGGTGTCGGCGAGGATGGATGCCTTGTCCCGGCCCCCCGTGCCCTCTTCGCCACGGCCGAGCCGGATGAAGGAGCCGAGTTCGAGGCCACGCCCGACCTCCGCCAGCGCACGCGAATTGACCACAGCGGCCCGCAGTTTGGCCAGCTGGCCTTCCGGCAGGTCGGGGTGGGTGCGGTACAGCGTGTCGGTGACCACCAGGCCGAGCACGGAGTCCCCGAGGAACTCCAGCCGCTCGTTGGTGGGCAGACCGCCGTTCTCGTACGCGTACGAACGGTGGGTCAGCGCGCGCACCAGAAGGGCGGACTCGAGCTGATACCCGAGCCGCCCTTCCAGAAGCGTGTGGGACGAGGCATTGTCCGTCTTGTTGGACTCAGACATCGCGCCTCTCACCAGCCGCTCAGACCTCGAGGACCTGGCGCTTGTTGTAGGTGCCGCAGCTGGGGCACGCGATGTGCTGCTGCTTCGGCTCCTGGCAACGCTCACACGAAACCAGGGTGGGGACCGCAGCCTTCCACTGCGACCGGCGGTGGCGCGTGTTGCTGCGCGACATCTTCCGCTTCGGAACAGCCACGGCTACTTCTCCTGCTTCTCGTCGACGCCCGCTTCGGCGCCGCCCATGTTGTCCTTCTCGCCGTCCTGAACGGTCTCGGCGAGTCCCTGCAGTGCCGCCCAACGGATGTCGACGGCGTCATGATGGTGGTCCGGGTTCTCGTCCAGCCTGACCCCGCACTCGGAGCACAGACCTTCACAGGTCTCCCGGCACACCGGCTGCATCGGCAGTGCGAGCACCACCGCATCACGCAGCACGGGCTCGAGGTCGAAAAGGCCGTCCTCGAGAAAGAGCCTGTCCTCGTCCTCTTCGTCGTCGGCAGGCTCCGCAGTGCGACTGCGGCCCCTGTCGTCGGCGTCGGGGTACGTGAACATCTCCTGGAAGTCCGCCGCGACCTCTTGGTGCAGCGGCTCCAGACACCTTACGCACTCCCCCTCGGCGGTCGCACGGGCGGTGCCTGTGACAAGCACACCTTCCATGACGGACTCGAGGCGGAGGTCCAGCTCCACGGGTGCGCCTTCCGGCACACCGATGACATCGGCGATGCCGAGGTCCTTGGGAGCGTCCACCGTGCGGGAGAGCCGCTGGAGCGCACCCGGCCGCCGTCCCAGCTCGTGCGTGTCGAACACGAGGGGATTGCGATGGTCGAGGCGCGTGCTCAGGGGACTTCCTGCTTTCGGTTCGTGGGAGGGGCCGTCCCGGTTCGTGGGGCGAAGCGGACAGCCGGGATCGCGGAACTACGCGCGACCGAAGAACCAGGGTACTTCAACAGCCGCGATAGACCCAATCCGGGCCGACGGCTAGCGCCCCTGCTCGTACCGGTTCAGCTGTTCCAGGTCGATCATGCCGGTGTCGAAGAGGCTGGTCTCGTCCAGCGCCGTGCCCTGCTGGGGCGGCGCCTGCGGCGGGGGCGGCATCTCCCCGTAGCCGCCACCGTGGGCGGGGGCGGCGTACGGATCGGGCTGGGCGTACTGCTGGGCGTAGCCCTGGTCCTGGTAGGCGGCGTACGGGTCGGGCTGCTGGTAGCCCGCGTACGTCTCCTGGGGCTGGTACGTGTACGGGTCGTGCTGGGCCGGGATCTGCGGCTCGGGCTGCTGCGGCTGGTACGTGTACGCGTCCTGCTCACGCTCCGGCATCGGGGCGGGGGCGGAGGCGGGGGCCGGGTCGGCGAGTTCCGCGAGGCCGGCGAGGTAGTCCGCGTCGCTGGCGTGCTGAAGGCCGCCGGCGGCGTCCTGTGCGGCCATGTGCGCGCCGAGATCGTCCGTGGCGATCCGGCCGTGCAGCTTCTGACGGCCGCGGCCGACCGCGTCGAGCGTCTTGGAG
Coding sequences within:
- a CDS encoding YceD family protein: MFDTHELGRRPGALQRLSRTVDAPKDLGIADVIGVPEGAPVELDLRLESVMEGVLVTGTARATAEGECVRCLEPLHQEVAADFQEMFTYPDADDRGRSRTAEPADDEEDEDRLFLEDGLFDLEPVLRDAVVLALPMQPVCRETCEGLCSECGVRLDENPDHHHDAVDIRWAALQGLAETVQDGEKDNMGGAEAGVDEKQEK
- the mutM gene encoding bifunctional DNA-formamidopyrimidine glycosylase/DNA-(apurinic or apyrimidinic site) lyase gives rise to the protein MPELPEVEVVRRGLQSWVSGRTIADVQVLHPRAIRRHLPGAQDFAARLTGRTVGDARRRGKYLWLPLADTDTSILGHLGMSGQLLVQPEHADDEKHLRIRIRFTDPLATELRFVDQRTFGGLSLHENAPDGLPDVLAHIARDPLDPLFDDAAFHTALRARRTTVKRALLDQSLISGVGNIYADEALWRAKLHYERPTATLTRPRSVELLRHVREVMTAALAVGGTTFDSLYVNVNGESGYFDRSLDAYGREDEPCRRCGTAMRRRPWMNRSSYFCPRCQRVPRPVA
- the rnc gene encoding ribonuclease III, with the protein product MSESNKTDNASSHTLLEGRLGYQLESALLVRALTHRSYAYENGGLPTNERLEFLGDSVLGLVVTDTLYRTHPDLPEGQLAKLRAAVVNSRALAEVGRGLELGSFIRLGRGEEGTGGRDKASILADTLEAVIGAVYLDQGLDAASELVHRLFDPLIEKSSNLGAGLDWKTSLQELTAAEGLGVPEYLVTETGPDHEKTFTAAARVGGVSYGTGTGRSKKEAEQQAAESAWREIRADADRRLAAAKAAAESGAATDEGDADTPSEPAAADEPAAADEAAPADQPAPADRPAPADRASA
- the rpmF gene encoding 50S ribosomal protein L32, which gives rise to MAVPKRKMSRSNTRHRRSQWKAAVPTLVSCERCQEPKQQHIACPSCGTYNKRQVLEV